A stretch of DNA from Montipora capricornis isolate CH-2021 chromosome 1, ASM3666992v2, whole genome shotgun sequence:
TAAACTCTAAAATagataaaatattaataaagcAACACAAAATAGAGATGTTGTTAATTAAGAACAACTGAATGAATCCACTTCAGTAATATCTTCAACTAcagaaatattaattttgaaaaaggaTGGTACAAATTTAGCCTCGGGAAATCTCGAtcttaataataacaaaatagtGAATATGGCTTTACCTTCCTCAAAAAATGACGGAACCAACAAATCATACGTTGATCAAAAAATAGGCAAAAGTCTTATATCATCTCATGAAAACAGGAAAAAGGTTTTGATTATTGCATGGACAATGGCGAACTGAAGATTGATTTTGGTAAACAGGGAGCAAATTTTACGAAATATTTTCCATGACATTCCACATAaagtaaacagaaaaaaattgtttcaaacATAACAAAAACACAAGATAGATACAATTTATTCAAAGGAAGGTTTGATTTCAATTTATTCAAGCtgtcaaaaaataattttagcgACCATTGTACTCTTGCATTGGAGATATATTTCAAATTCTCTCCATTTTAGGACAAAGAATTAAACAGTGTTTCTTTGAGGTATCAGAGTAAAAATATGAATATCGATCAcaacgcaacaaaaaaaaataattcagaaTACAAATATTATCGAACAATACTAAATTTATCGCCAGACGGTGGAGGTCAGATTCAAAGACGATTATTTGTAAACTTTCAAGCTACTTATGACAATAACAGTCTAAATTATTTGCCAATATATGTGTTGATTTATGGCATAAaagatgaagcaaaaaatgatttgaaattAGATATATacgattttgaaaaatattatgAAATAAGTTGTCTCGAGTATTTTAAAGTGCATATGCCTATTGATATAAATAATCAACCAATAATTAATCTCGGAGAACCCGCTGGTTTTAAGGATGCTGTTTCCAATACATCATTATCTTCAATTATCAAAGACTCATATATTTTCGGAACTGTAACCAAAAGTACATTTTCTCGAGGGGGACGGtcttatttatatagcgcctataCTTTCCAGTGCTAAGCCCATTACAATGCTTCAagtgttaaaaaataaaaatcctaaagtcattacatataaaaatacacaatcacaaaattacagagaatactAAGATAATTCATAAACTCGCTTAAAAGAAAGGTCTGCAATTTAGATTTGAACTTATTTACATCATCGATCGATCTAATGTCAAGAGGCAAATCGTTCCAGAGTATAGGGGCAATAACTGAAAAAGCCCTTAAACCGTATGTCTTTAAGTTGTAGGGTCCAATGACAAGACGCCTCTTGTCTGAAGCTGAGCGAAGGTACCTCGCAGGTTCATAAACATGGATTAGGTAAACCAAATAATCAGGAGCTAAATTGTTAAGTAtcttaaaacaaataagatTAATCTTAAAGATTATTCTTTGCTTCACCGGTAACCAGTGCAACTCCTTTAGAGTATCACTTATGTGATCAAACTTACTTAAGCAGGCAATCACACGTGCTGCAGCGTTTTGAACACCTTGTAGTTTGTTAATTTCATACTTGGGAAAACCATATAAAAGCGAATTGCAAAAATCCAGCTttgaatttacaaatgcttGCACCAGAACTTCAGCCGTTGTGACAATATACTTACGAATCTTAGCTATATTTCTTAAGTGGTAGAATGCCCCTCTGAGCGGACGAGGTGAAGAGCTAAATCCATCAATCTGAACTGACTGGGAATGATCAGTAAGATAAGATTGAAGCCACGAAAGCGCTTTTCCTTTTATACCAAACCTGGATCGCAATCTGTGTAATAAGATCTTATGATCAACGATGTCAAATGCTGCTGACAGATCCAGCAGCAAAAGAACAACGCATTGTTTAACATCAATTGATTTCAGAATATCGTTTTGAACACGTAGAAGCGCCGTCTCACAGCTGTGATGATCCTTATAAGCAGACGGGAGGCTTTCATTCAGATCATCATCACACAAATAATTCGTCAGACGTGTGGCTGCAGTTTTTTCAATAACTTTAGACAAAAACTTCAGGTTAGATATACAGGTCGAAAGTCTAGGGACGGTTTCTTCAGCAGAGGAGACAACACTGCATTCTTCATGGAACTTGGCACTGAAGCTGAATTGAATGAAAGGTTCACGACTCTTTTGATAATAGGTAGTAAATCATCAATACAGTAACGTAAAAGAGAAGCAGGTACAGGATCAAGAGCACTCGATTTGGTGGTGATTTTTTTCACAAGATCAGAAGTTTATCCTCTGAGGTAGGAGAAAATTCGCTTAAATCCAGCGTGTGATTATCCTTACGAGTAGGGCCAGAAACATGTTGAATTAAATTATGAGAATCAAGTAAATCCAGAAACCTGGAGGCCAGACTATCGGTGCGATCATCGACATGGTAATTGAAATCTCCCGTCAATAAAAGATGACCACTAGCTACCACTAAACGCTCAAGCAGAATTGGAAATTCGTTGAAAAACATAGTCGCAGTAAGTCCATTCTCGGTAGACGGCGGGGGACGATAAAGTACTCCAATTCTAAGAACAGTAGTGGGTGTTCTTAGCAAGACCTCCATATATTCAAAAAAATCGAAactgatcacatcttgtttctCGATCTTGTAGCATTAATTGTACAGTAGACCAACACCACCAACATATTTATTCATTCGAGGAATATGCATAAACGCAAACCCCACAGGACAGAGTTCATTTATAATGTTCGCCGTCTGTTGATTATTCAATTCTAGCCAGGTTTCTGTTATCGCCAATAGGTCTATTTGATTCTCAACTAcataatttttcaaaaacataGCCTTGTTCCTGATAGGACGAGTATTCAATAAAGCGAAGCGAATCAAATCGGAACGCACCGCTTGAATAGTACCAGCAGGCTGAATGCTTATGAGATTATTAAAATTAACACCACCGCTCCTTGGATGAGGTTTATTATGTCCAGCCATACTAAAGATAGATGAAATTCTACAAAGTGCAGATACACAACCATGGTTGTTGGCTGATAATGTAGTCGGTTTATCATAGGATTTGGGACCTTTAAGCTTTGGTAGGTTGCGTAAGACGCCAAAGTTGACAGTCTTGCTACGGAAATCTCCGGCATGGTAATTACTGTAACTTTCTCGAGCATGTCCAAATTTGCATTCACTCAGCGTAGGGAAAGGTTTCCGTTTAACACTACTCCAACCCTTATCACGTCTAGGTCCGCGATAACGAAAAATACCATTGGTTTTGATTAGGTAACCAATTCGTCAAGAGTTTGATTGGTAAACGATCCTTTTCGTTTTGACAATGGTCGCACAACAATCGATGGAGTAGTACGTTTAAATGTCGACAGCAATATTCTTCCATTAAGTTTCGTCTCGGAGAGGAATGTCGGGATTGTCCGCCTTTTCCAAAAGGTATCGGATGAAACGGCACTCACTGCAATGTCGATGGAGTCTCCAATGAGTCAAGTGTAATCCAAGAACACATGCAAACGTTGATAGCTCATGCTTCGTGTGACGGGTTGGAGATTGAGAGGTTTCTCTATCTCTCTCTCGACAAATCACGAGAAAGGTGACCTTGATCAACTTTCACGCCATCCTTCCGTAGTTTTACTGGGCTCCTGTCATTTTACTAGCACGTGCTTTTGAGATCTAGCATAAATACGCGAGACGAACTTCATTCCTCGTCAGTTGTAAAGATGAGTACCTCTTGGAAGTACGGAGACGTGTCGACTGCTCGCTATCCATTCCCAGGAGAgaaggaggagaagaagaagaataagaaaGAACCTACCAAACGTTCTCGTGCTAACAAGAAACAAGATGTCTTCTGCGAAGCGGCTGAACCGCCTGCTAAGATTTACAAGAAAGCTCGCCAAAGAGCGGCTCCAAGGAGGCGATAACCACGAGGCACTGAGCTGTGCAGACGTGTATTTTGTGCTCCGATCACAATTCACGAATTCTTTTATCCTAAACCTACATATTCTGGAAATCTTCCAGGGTACTGAAAAACTGCGAAAGGAAAATCAAGCTTTGCgtaatgaaattgaaaaactaaataacaAACTGCAGAAAGTTTCTGACGACTTGTCAAAGAATCAACATGGCCGACACGGTGAACAGGAATTGTCACCAGGTAAAGCGCATTCAATTGAATTTAGAACAGGCCAATATGACGACTTCATCCGCTCTAAAGAGGAAGCTGAGGAACAAATTCAGGAGCTCATCTCATGAGTTCATGAAATTTCAACCCAGTGTGATTATATTAGGAAATCTATCGAAGCCTCGGAAGCGTATAGTTATCACTTCAACATTAAAATAGCGGGTGTGCCAACTGCAGCTGAGCGTGAAACAGCTCAACAAACAGCCCATCTATGTATGAAGCTATTCGCTGCATTGAGAGTTGAGGGAGTACCATTGAATGACATTGACACTGCACATCGGGTGCCATCCCGTGTTGTTTCCAACAGACCCAATGCAATCATTAGCAAGTTCGTCCGTAGGTTAGCAAGAGAGAAAgtcattgaccgaatgcataaatggaggGCCAAAAATGTGTtctgtgctaatgagactcactagcctcgctctcaagcaacctttcttttgtattttgtccatggaAACGAGGATAGTGAGGCGTGTGCATAGAACTTCTGCTACCTtgattgaaaacatttttgttaaCAATCCCGACAAACTGCTTGCTAGCGGAAACATTATTTCTGATATTAGTGATCACTTTTCCCAGTTCTGTATCACAACGTCAGCGAAAGATAAATTTCGACaagttaaaaatgtaaaaatacgCGACTATTCAAGATTTTCTGTGGATCGCTTTAACGATGAGTTCAATTGAAATTGACTGGGACCAAATAATTGCAAATGGAGCTAATTTTGTTCAAAAGTCGTTTTCATCGTTTTACAACAAGTATAATACAATTGTAAACAAACACGCCCCGATGAAAAAATTATCTAATCGCAAAGCAAAGCAGCTATCTAAACCCTGGATAACTAGCGGAAGCAGGGCTGCGATAAAGgtcaaaaataaattatacgCTTCTGGAGACAAAGTCAGGTATAAACAATGTAGAAACAAAATCTATACATTGATACGATTAAGTAACAGGAAATACTATGATAcattctttgaaaataacatggcCAACATGAAGAAAACCTGGCAAGGAATAAATGAACTTTTACACCGACggaaacaaaacttaaaagttATTTCTGCACCGAAGGATTTTAATAATCGCAATAAAATTGTTAAGGAAAGTTCGCGAATACCTAACATTATTAACGAACATTTTGCGACAGTGGGAAACAGACTTGCCAATAAGCTACCCATTCCCCAAAATCATCATCTAGACTATGTTGATAAGAGCAAATCTCCAATTTCATCATTCTTTTTTCAACCTGTTTTACCTGAAGAATTACGGTCAGAAATACTACTTGTACCGAATGATAAATCTTATGGTTTATACTCCTCGCCTACCAAATTACTCAAATGTTCAAGTGCTGTCATAGCCCCTGTTCTTACAGATATACTTAATACATCTATCAGATTAGGGACTTATccatcaaagctcaaaatggcTAAAATTACACCTGTGTTCAAGGGTTATGATGGTACAGACGCAAACAACTATAGACCCATCCctttactttcaaattttaatagagtatttgagaaaataatttacaaaagATTAACTAGCTATATAGAAAAACATGATCTTTTGAATTCCTCACAATACGGTTTTCGTAAGGGGCATTCAACCCAACATGCAATACTTGATATTGTAAACGATATACAGTCAAACATGAATCAGCGTCTGTTATCTTGTGGAGTATtcactgattttaaaaaagctttcgataccGTCGATCACGACGTCTTGCTTGATAACCTTAATCATTATGGCTTTCGTGGAATAATTAACAGTTGGTTCTcctcatatctcaaaaatcgCACCCAGACAACACAAGTAGGTCATTATATATCAGATAAAGCCGTTGTTGGatgtggagttcctcaaggttcaGTTCTTGGACCATTGCTTTTTTTCCTATATGTCAATGACATCCACAGATGCTCAAATAAATTAAGGTTTTACctatttgcagatgacactaaCATTCTCTATGCggacaaaaatttgaaagatcTGGAAACAACAGTCAACAATGAACTTCAAAACCTTTATAACTGGCTAACAGCCAATAAACTAACtcttaatataaaaaaatccaACTTTGTAATATTTCATCCTTGCCAAAAGCGACTTGCTTATCAACCAAAACTTTGCATGTTTGATAATGAAAAGAATAAATATGTGCCCGAAATCCAACAGAAACTCCACCTGGACATCAAGAAAAGACCGTGGTCTTGTTTTTATGGAGAGAATACCAGGATAGCGCGAACGATGAATCTAAACTCCCCTAATGTGGGTCATTTCTTCATGGCGTGCCGCCAGTGGAGATCGTGTGACTTCTTCCAACGGGTGGGTTCAGCACCGGTTGGAAGAGTCCAAAAAGAATGGGTGGCAGGGAGAAAGCCAGAAAAATCTTGTTGGTTTCCCCGAGTGGATGGAGAGTTAGGCACTATTCTATCAAGAACTGGGAGAGCTAGGAGCCGACCCCACGTTGATCCCAGTCCCAAGTCTGCCTCAGGAAAAGTTAGAAAGCGCTTTTCCTTTTATACCAAACCTGGATCGCAATCTGTGTAATAAGATCTTATGATCAACGATGTCAAATGCTGCTGACAGATCCAGCAGCAAAAGAACAACGCATTGTTTAACATCAATTGATTTCAGAATATCGTTTTGAACACGTAGAAGCGCCGTCTCACAGCTGTGATGATCCTTATAAGCAGACGGGAGGCTTTCATTCAGATCATCATCACACAAATAATTCGTCAGACGTGTGGCTGCAGTTTTTTCAATAACTTTAGACAAAAACTTCAGGTTAGATATACAGGTCGAAAGTCTAGGGACGGTTTCTTCAGCAGAGGAGACAACACTGCATTCTTCATGGAACTTGGCACTGAAGCTGAATTGAATGAAAGGTTCACGACTCTTTTGATAATAGGTAGTAAATCATCAATACAGTAACGTAAAAGAGAAGCAGGTACAGGATCAAGAGCACTCGATTTGGTGGTGATTTTTTTCACAAGATCAGAAGTTTATCCTCTGAGGTAGGAGAAAATTCGCTTAAATCCAGCGTGTGATTATCCTTACGAGTAGGGCCAGAAACATGTTGAATTAAATTATGAGAATCAAGTAAATCCAGAAACCTGGAGGCCAGACTATCGGTGCGATCATCGACATGGTAATTGAAATCTCCCGTCAATAAAAGATGACCACTAGCTACCACTAAACGCTCAAGCAGAATTGGAAATTCGTTGAAAAACATAGTCGCAGTAAGTCCATTCTCGGTAGACGGCGGGGGACGATAAAGTACTCCAATTCTAAGAACAGTAGTGGGTGTTCTTAGCAAGACCTCCATATATTCAAAAAAATCGAAactgatcacatcttgtttctCGATCTTGTAGCATTAATTGTACAGTAGACCAACACCACCAACATATTTATTCATTCGAGGAATATGCATAAACGCAAACCCCACAGGACAGAGTTCATTTATAATGTTCGCCGTCTGTTGATTATTCAATTCTAGCCAGGTTTCTGTTATCGCCAATAGGTCTATTTGATTCTCAACTAcatagtttttcaaaaacataGCCTTGTTCCTGATAGGACGAGTATTCAATAAAGCGAAGCGAATCAAATCGGAACGCACCGCTTGAATAGTACCAGCAGGCTGAATGCTTATGAGATTATTAAAATTAACACCACCGCTCCTTGGATGAGGTTTATTATGTCCAGCCATACTAAAGATAGATGAAATTCTACAAAGTGCAGATACACAACCATGGTTGTTGGCTGATAATGTAGTCGGTTTATCATAGGATTTGGGACCTTTAAGCTTTGGTAGGTTGCGTAAGACGCCAAAGTTGACAGTCTTGCTACGGAAATCTCCCGCATGGTAATTACTGTAACTTTCTCGAGCATGTCCAAATTTGCATTCACTCAGCGTAGGGAAAGGTTTCCGTTTAACACTACTCCAACCCTTATCACGTCTAGGTCCGCGATAACGAAAAATACCATTGGTTTTGATTAGGTAACCAATTCGTCAAGAGTTTGATTGGTAAACGATCCTTTTCGTTTTGACAATGGTCGCACAACAATCGATGGAGTAGTACGTTTAAATGTCGACAGCAATATTCTTCCATTAAGTTTCGTCTCGGAGAGGAATGTCGGGATTGTCCGCCTTTTCCAAAAGGTATCGGATGAAACGGCACTCACTGCAATGTCGATGGAGTCTCCAATGAGTCAAGTGTAATCCAAGAACACATGCAAACGTTGATAGCTCATGCTTCGTGTGACGGGTTGGAGATTGAGAGGTTTCTCTATCTCTCTCTCGACAAATCACGAGAAAGGTGACCTTGATCAACTTTCACGCCATCCTTCCGTAGTTTTACTGGGCTCCTGTCATTTTACTAGCACGTGCTTTTGAGATCTAGCATAAATACGCGAGACGAACTTCATTCCTCGTCAGTTGTAAAGATGAGTACCTCTTGGAAGTACGGAGACGTGTCGACTGCTCGCTATCCATTCCCAGGAGAgaaggaggagaagaagaagaataagaaaGAACCTACCAAACGTTCTCGTGCTAACAAGAAACAAGATGTCTTCTGCGAAGCGGCTGAACCGCCTGCTAAGATTTACAAGAAAGCTCGCCAAAGAGCGGCTCCAAGGAGGCGATAACCACGAGGCACTGAGCTGTGCAGACGTGTATTTTGTGCTCCGATCACAATTCACGAATTCTTTTATCCTAAACCTACATATTCTGGAAATCTTCCAGGGTACTGAAAAACTGCGAAAGGAAAATCAAGCTTTGCgtaatgaaattgaaaaactaaataacaAACTGCACAAAGTTTCTGACGACTTGTCAAAGAATCAACATGGCCGACACGGTGAACAGGAATTGTCACCAGGTAAAGCGCATTCAATTGAATTTAGAACAGGCCAATATGACGACTTCATCCGCTCTAAAGAGGAAGCTGAGGAACAAATTCAGGAGCTCATCTCATGAGTTCATGAAATTTCAACCCAGTGTGATTATATTAGGAAATCTATCGAAGCCTCGGAAGCGTATAGTTATCACTTCAACATTAAAATAGCGGGTGTGCCAACTGCAGCTGAGCGTGAAACAGCTCAACAAACAGCCCATCTATGTATGAAGCTATTCGCTGCATTGAGAGTTGAGGGAGTACCATTGAATGACATTGACACTGCACATCGGGTGCCATCCCGTGTTGTTTCCAACAGACCCAATGCAATCATTAGCAAGTTCGTCCGTAGGTTAGCAAGAGAGAAAgtcattgaccgaatgcataaatggaggGCCAAAAATGTGTtctgtgctaatgagactcactagcctcgctctcaagcaacctttcttttgtattttgtccatggaAACGAGGATAGTGAGGCGTGTGCATAGAACTTCTGCTACCTtgattgaaaacatttttgttaaCAATCCCGACAAACTGCTTGCTAGCGGAAACATTATTTCTGATATTAGTGATCACTTTTCCCAGTTCTGTATCACAACGTCAGCGAAAGATAAATTTCGACaagttaaaaatgtaaaaatacgCGACTATTCAAGATTTTCTGTGGATCGCTTTAACGATGAGTTCAATTGAAATTGACTGGGACCAAATAATTGCAAATGGAGCTAATTTTGTTCAAAAGTCGTTTTCATCGTTTTACAACAAGTATAATACAATTGTAAACAAACACGCCCCGATGAAAAAATTATCTAATCGCAAAGCAAAGCAGCTATCTAAACCCTGGATAACTAGCGGAAGCAGGGCTGCGATAAAGgtcaaaaataaattatacgCTTCTGGAGACAAAGTCAGGTATAAACAATGTAGAAACAAAATCTATACATTGATACGATTAAGTAACAGGAAATACTATGATAcattctttgaaaataacatggcCAACATGAAGAAAACCTGGCAAGGAATAAATGAACTTTTACACCGACggaaacaaaacttaaaagttATTTCTGCACCGAAGGATTTTAATAATCGCAATAAAATTGTTAAGGAAAGTTCGCGAATACCTAACATTATTAACGAACATTTTGCGACAGTGGGAAACAGACTTGCCAATAAGCTACCCATTCCCCAAAATCATCATCTAGACTATG
This window harbors:
- the LOC138058459 gene encoding uncharacterized protein is translated as MNQRLLSCGVFTDFKKAFDTVDHDVLLDNLNHYGFRGIINSWFSSYLKNRTQTTQVGHYISDKAVVGCGVPQGSVLGPLLFFLYVNDIHRCSNKLRFYLFADDTNILYADKNLKDLETTVNNELQNLYNWLTANKLTLNIKKSNFVIFHPCQKRLAYQPKLCMFDNEKNKYVPEIQQKLHLDIKKRPWSCFYGENTRIARTMNLNSPNVGHFFMACRQWRSCDFFQRVGSAPVGRVQKEWVAGRKPEKSCWFPRVDGELGTILSRTGRARSRPHVDPSPKSASGKVRKRFSFYTKPGSQSV